The following DNA comes from Lentibacillus sp. Marseille-P4043.
GATGTATTAGTGATTAATACATCCGATGGAAAATACGTTTCACGCGCATAAGCACAATATTAAAAAGGAGAGTCCATTATTGGGCTCTCCTTTTTTATTTAAGCCTTTTTTTAAGAATGTTTGTTTTTTACACAATAGATATAAACTGCGATGTAAATAAGAAATTGCTCTCTCACCGTTCCGGAAATACACTTCGCTTTCCGCGGGCGGCTGCTGAGCCTCCTCGTGCTAACGCACTGCGGGGTCTCACCTAGGCCTTTCCTCCCGCTGGAGTCTACGCGTATTTCCTCCACTGGTGTTGTGATTTAAAAACTCATTACATTCAGCTATTGCTTGAGTGAATTTCTGTTCAAGGGAGAAAAAGTCCGTGTAATGTTAGAATCCATGGCTTTTCCCCTGTCGATAATCAGAGCTCCACTACTAGCGGAGGCAGAATACGTAGACTTCTGCGGGAACAATGGTTTTCGGTGGGGCGAGTTAGCGCAGCCCCAGCACGAGTCTGAAGACCCCGCAGCGGCGGTTTTCCACTTCGGAGGCTGAAGCCGTGCCCGCGGAAAGCGTAGTGTTTTCCTGTAGCGGTTGTTAAAGCTCCGAACTTGATTTCTAGTTATTGCACATAATATATCAACCACGAATTAAAAAGCAATAAACATTACGAAAAGAGCCTTTTTTTATCTGCTGCTTCACAATTTCCTCTTCTAATGTAAAGCTAGTCATAATTTTTCCAGCCCAACATACTATTGATAATAAAGCTATTGCAAGGTGAGGACATGCTATGGAAGAAATTCTACGCTTATTTCCTGAATTAATCAGGAAACATGTACAAGCAAAAATAGGAAAACGATGGGAAGCATTACAAGAAATACGCTTTCGATTAAACAAGCCAATCGAACTTGTATTTGACCATCAAACAGAATGGCTAACAGAGATAAAACCAAGTCAGAAAGATGGCTTGCATGTTCTTAATCAAATCAGTCAGTTCTCTTTATACCGACTGGAAGATGAATTACGGGAAGGATATGTCACGATAGAAGGTGGTCACCGGGTTGGACTTGCCGGTAAAGTCAATACAATCAATGGTTCCGTGAAGGCAATTCAACATATTGCATTTATGAATATACGAATTGCCAAGGAAAAAATTGGTGCAGCAACTACTATTTTACCTTATTTACACGGGGAAAATTATGCGAACACGTTGATCGTTGGTGCACCACAAACTGGGAAAACGACAATTATTCGTGATTTAACACGCTTGATCGCCTCAGGCTGGCGTAATGTACCGGCAAAGAAAGTAGCCGTAATCGATGAACGTTCGGAAATCGGTGCCTCGTTAAAAGGTATACCACAACACAATTTGGGTTTTCGGGCGGATGTAATGGATGCTTGTCCTAAAGCGGAAGGCATGATGATGATGATTCGATCGATGTCGCCCGATGTTCTTGTTGTTGATGAAATTGGTAGCAAACAAGATGTACAAGCGTTGATGGAAGCCATTCACGCTGGTGTTGTCGTAATTTGTACGATTCATGGACAAACATTATCCGAATTGAAAAAAAGACCCTCATTGCATGTCTTGTTTCACCATCATGTTTTCGAACGGATTGTTGTTTTGAATAAACAGAAAACCCCTGGCCAGGTGAATGCTATTTATGATCAGCACGAGCATAATATATTTTCTAAAAAATATATGGGGGTGACTCCTTATTAAATGGATTGGGGCACTTCTCTTAATCGGGACTACAACATGGATCGGGTTTGAGGTTAGTAAACGATTAGACAACCGTCCGAAACATATTAGACAGTTAAAAAATGCGCTGCAAATATTAGAAGCAGAAATATTATATAGTCAATTGCCATTGCAGGATGCTTTTACGATCATCGCCAAACAAGTACCGAATCCAATGAAGTCATTTTTTCAATCATTAAGTGATGGGATGCAAAAAAAGGGTATCGAGCTGACAAGCTTATGGGAGCAAAGCGTAAATCGATTAATGCAGGAATCAAGTTTAGGAGATATTGAGAAAGAGATTATTTATCAATTTGGTCAAACACTAGGCCAGCACGACTTTACACAACAACAAAAACAAATCCAACTAACCATCAGCCATCTTGATCGTGAGTTAGCTGAAGCCAGGGATAACAAATATAAATACAGTAAAATGGCGAAAAGTTTAGGGATTTTATGCGGGTTGTTTATCGTATTATTACTAATTTAATTATGAATTTCCTAAGGTAAGGAAAGGGGTACTTCCATGCTGACTGATGCAACCATATTATTTCAAATTGCTGGGATTGGGATAATTGTCGCAATCATACATACGATTATGAAACAAATGGGAAAAGAAGATATCGCCCATCTGGCAACAGTAGTCGGTTTTATTCTTGTCCTAATTATTGTGGTCAATGGCCTTGCAGATTTATTTCAGCAAATTAAGTCTGTATTCCTGTTCCAGGGGTAATCGTGCATGGATATCATACAAATTGTTGTGCTTGGAATTGTTGCGAGTATCTTATATATCGTGTTAAAGGATTTAAACACATCATTCGCCTTTTTCCTTATTTTGATTACGGGAATTATTATTTTCTTAGCGATCATCCAACAAATTGGTGCCGTTTTTCAATTGCTTGAAACATTGGGTGAAAAAGCAAATATTGATGGAATGTATATGGAAACGATCTTAAAAATCATCGGTATTGCCTACATTGCGGAACTCGGAGCAAATCTTACCAAAGACGCAGGACTGGGATCTGTTGCAGCGAAGATCGAACTTGCTGGAAAAATTTTTATTATCTTGCTAGCAATTCCAATCATAACCGCTGTCATTGAGGCAATCGTGAATTTTTTACCAACCAACTAATTATGAGCAAATGCGCGCTGGGGCTCAACGGGGTTTGCCCAGTCTGAGAATAAATTAGATCTCAAATTTTAAAAAGGAGCATATGTTGATGGATGAAACAAGCTAACCGAATTCTTGTCGTCTTATTTGTTCTTTTGCTGTTTACCGGGGGTCAATCTACCGTTTTCGCCACTTCTGATTCCAATAAACTGGAATCAGCTGTGCTTGATGAAATTTCGTTAGAAGGTATTCAAAAATATTGGGACGGGCTTGTTAGTGATTATAGTGGGTATATACCAGAATTAGAAAAAACAAGTTTGTATGAGTTTATTAAAGATAATGGGTCTTTTTCAATAAAAGACATCCTTTCAGGTATTCTGAAATATTTATTTTACGAAATTATTTTAAATGGAAAACTGTTGGGATTACTGCTAATGCTCACGTTGTTCTCTGTCATGCTGCAGACGATGCATACTGCTTTTGAACAGAATGCTGTGAGCAAAATCGCCTATTTTGTGGTATATCTAGTTTTGCTTTATTTAGCATTGAACAGCTTTTATTTAGCATTTTCCTACACAAAAGATGCGATTGAATCGATGAGTAATTTTTTGATTGCGTTATTACCACTAGTTTTAGGGCTTATGGCCACATTTGGTAATGTTATATCTGTTTCATTTTTTCATCCAATTATTGTATTTCTCATCTATGTGAGCGGTGTACTTGTGTCAAAGTTTATTTTGCCGCTTTTATTTTTATCGGCGTTGTTAATGGTGATTAGCAGTCTCAACGATAATTATAAAGTGACCCATTTGGCAAATTTATTTAAATCAGTGGCACTTGGAGTACTTGGAGTGTTTTTAACGATCTTTATTAGCGTCATGTCTGTACAGGGGGCTGCGAGTGCTATCCAGGACGGGGTGGCAATGAAGACAGCGAAGTTTATAACTGGAAATTTCATCCCGATAGTTGGAAGGACATTTACGGATGCTGCTGATACCATTTTGAGTGCTTCCTTACTGTTGAAAAATGCGGTTGGTATCGTTGGATTGATTATTATCGTTTTTCTGGCGTTATTTCCAGCGATGAAAATTTTCGCGATTGCGCTCATTTATAAAATCGCAGCTGCGGTCCTGCAGCCAATTGGTGATGGACCAGTGATTACCAGTTTAAACGTAATTAGCAAACATATTTTCTACATTTTAGCATCGTTGTTAGCTGTCACATTAATGTTTTTCTTGGCAATTGTCATATTAGTAGCTGCCAGCAATATTACCTTACTGCTGCGCTAGGGGTGGTCTGAGTGGATGTACTCATACAATGGGTAACGCAAATAGTCGTTTTTTTAATTGTAGCGATGATCATTGATCTTATTATTCCAGCTACTGCGATGAAAAAATATATCAAATTGGTTGTTGGGCTTATTTTAATTTTAATTTTTTTGAAACCTGTTTTTTTTCTGTTTGATATGAACGTTGAACAAGCATTGGAAACGTCATTTTCGCAACTTACAGACGGAAAAAGGGATACAGAATCAATGGAAAATTCTATCGAAATGCAAAAAAGTGAAATACAAGACACACAACGTGCATATATTTTAGAAGAAATGGCTGTCCAATTAAAAGATCTAGCAAAACCATCACTAGCAGAAAACTATCAAGCTGAAATTCAGGACATCAATTTTCAATTTATCGAAGAAGCAGAGCCGCCATACGACTATGAAGATCTAGAGGAAGTCATTGTATATCTTGGTCAAATAGAAAACGAGGAGGGAGCAGTGAGTATAGTTGAAAATATCGAGATTGATACCAAGGACCCAGTAATGGATGAAGATGAACAAGATGTGCAGGAGGTTAAAAAGTTACTAGAGGATGAATGGGAGATTAATGCGGAGAAATTAACGCTTGTATGGGAAGGAGGGTCACCTTGAAAGAAAAAATAAGAAACTTCTTCAGTGAAAAAAAACTTGACAGTAAAATTAGAAACCCGTCAAAGAAAATCAAATATTTAATCGTGCTTGGTTTACTTGGATTACTATTAGTCATTTTAAGCAATGCACTTTCTTCCCCATCCAATGAAGGACAAGAGGAAATGGTTCCTATCAATCCAACTGACCAGGAAGCAGAACGTACACTATCCAAGAAAGACGACTCTACTACTACAGACGTTGGAGAAATAGAAACGAGTTATGAAAAAGATTTGCAAGCAATGTTAGCTAAAATTCAGGGTGTATCCGATGTGGAAGTAATGGTCAACCTCGACTCTACCAAAGTGAAAGTATACGAAAAAAATTTAATCACCGGTCAGCAAACGACAGATGAATCAGATAAAAGTGGCGGCACAAGGGAAATAGAAGATGACACCAAAGAAACACAAGTTGTTTTAGTAAGGCAAGGAGATAAAGAAGTTCCGCTATTAATTCAAACGAAAAAACCGGAAGTACGAGGTGTCTTTGTAGTCGCAAAAGGTGTAGACCATGCAACAGTAAAAAAATGGGTGATTGAAGCTGTCGCAAGAGTACTTGATGTTCCAACACATAAAGTTTCTGTAATGCCAAAAAACTAAGGAGGATGTAACATGCTAAAAAAACAGACCGTTTGGCTTTTAACCATGTTAAGTTTGATGATTGTCCTAAGTGTTTATTACATGACGTCACCTGATTCCGAAGAAGTTGCCTTTTTGGAGAATGGAAAGGAAGAAGCTGACGAAACGGCAACAACTGAACAGACTGAAGGGGAAGATGCGAAGGTTGATGAGATCACGAATATGGGTGAGGACGAGTTGTTTACCAATATCAGATTGGAAGTACAGGACGAACGAAGTAAACAAATTTCCCGACTAGAAGATGTTGTTGCATCGAGTACAGCGAGTACAGAGGAAAAGAACCAAGCATATGAGGATATAGAAGTATTAGAGCAACGTGGGAAAAAGGAATCGATTTTAGAGGAGTCCATCTTAGCAACTGCAGACTATCAAGATGTGTTAGTCCGATTTGATAAAAATGATGAGAATATCGTTCATGTTAATGTTAAGGTTGACGAGCTGCCAAAGCAAGAAGCAGTCAACATTATGCAAATGGTCCGTGATGAATTCGGCGAAATTCAAGTTGATGTTAATTACCAGCCAGCTGAAGGTTAAACGAACAAACCCAGGGTATTCAAACTCTTATCTTATTAGATAGGAGTTTTATTTTTTTAATTCTACTGTTCGCAAAATAAAGTTATTATTGCTATAATTATTGTGAAAACGTTTTACATAGTTACTCAACTTTCGCAGCGGAAAGAAACGGTAGAATGTGGCTTGGTAGAACACATACTACTACAATTAATGTTAGTAAATGCGAAAGTTGAGATAGTTACAGATAGGACGATAATTCAACTCGGAAGTATTCACTTAATCATTTATGGTTGATATAGTACAAGTATTTATCGTAAAATGTTAAGAGGAGTTATTAGTACCTGTTATTAATTTTTTTGAAAAACTGAAGGGGTGCCAGAAATGTTAAAAGTACAAGAAATTCGTGAGATAATCAAACTTATTGATCAATCATCAATTGATGAATTTAGTTATGAGGCAGATGGAGCGACTGTTTCACTGAAAAAGTCATCTGGAAATGTATCCGTGCAACCAGTCGAACAAGTAGTGAATACAGTTGAAAAGCCTGTTGAAGTTAAAAAACAAGAAGTAAAACAAGTTGAAGCAGAACCAGAAAAAGAAACACCAGTGAAAGAAGCAGAAGAGACTCCAACACAAACAACCGTTGATTACGATTATGAAGTTGAATCACCAATGGTAGGTACACTTTATATGTCGCCATCTCCGGAAGCAGATCCTTATGTGCGAAAAGGGAGCCCGGTGGAAAAAGATACCGTTGTTTGTATTGTGGAAGCAATGAAGTTATTTAATGAAATTGAAGCAGAAACGAACGGAGAAATCGTGGAAATTTTAGTGGAAGATGGCCAACTAGTTGAATATGGTCAACCACTATTTAGAGTGAAGACTAAATAAGGGGACGAAAACATATGATTAAAAAACTGTTAATTGCTAACAGAGGGGAAATTGCCGTTCGGATCATACGCGCATGTAAAGAACTCGATATTGAAACAGTTGCTGTGTATTCTGAAGCTGATAAGGATTCATTACACGTCCAACTGGCAGATGAGGCTTATTGCATTGGACCGACATTAAGCAAAGACAGCTACCTTAATTTCACCAACATCATGAGTGTTGCTACCTTAACGAAGGTCGATGCTATTCACCCTGGATATGGGTTTTTAGCGGAAAATGCTGATTTTGCAGAGATCTGTAAAGCATGTCATGTGACGTTTGTTGGTCCTACCCCAGAAGCAATTCAAAAAATGGGCATAAAAGATGTTGCAAGAGAAAAAATGAAAGAGGCAAATGTTCCGATTGTTCCGGGGTCTGAAGGTGTAATTGAAACAGAAGAAGAAGCAATGGAAGTTGCCAAAGAAATCGGCTATCCCGTCATTATTAAAGCAACTGCAGGTGGTGGCGGTAAAGGAATTCGTGTTGCAAAGGACCAGGAAGATTTA
Coding sequences within:
- the spoIIIAA gene encoding stage III sporulation protein AA; amino-acid sequence: MEEILRLFPELIRKHVQAKIGKRWEALQEIRFRLNKPIELVFDHQTEWLTEIKPSQKDGLHVLNQISQFSLYRLEDELREGYVTIEGGHRVGLAGKVNTINGSVKAIQHIAFMNIRIAKEKIGAATTILPYLHGENYANTLIVGAPQTGKTTIIRDLTRLIASGWRNVPAKKVAVIDERSEIGASLKGIPQHNLGFRADVMDACPKAEGMMMMIRSMSPDVLVVDEIGSKQDVQALMEAIHAGVVVICTIHGQTLSELKKRPSLHVLFHHHVFERIVVLNKQKTPGQVNAIYDQHEHNIFSKKYMGVTPY
- the spoIIIAB gene encoding stage III sporulation protein SpoIIIAB — encoded protein: MKWIGALLLIGTTTWIGFEVSKRLDNRPKHIRQLKNALQILEAEILYSQLPLQDAFTIIAKQVPNPMKSFFQSLSDGMQKKGIELTSLWEQSVNRLMQESSLGDIEKEIIYQFGQTLGQHDFTQQQKQIQLTISHLDRELAEARDNKYKYSKMAKSLGILCGLFIVLLLI
- the spoIIIAC gene encoding stage III sporulation protein AC encodes the protein MLTDATILFQIAGIGIIVAIIHTIMKQMGKEDIAHLATVVGFILVLIIVVNGLADLFQQIKSVFLFQG
- the spoIIIAD gene encoding stage III sporulation protein AD: MDIIQIVVLGIVASILYIVLKDLNTSFAFFLILITGIIIFLAIIQQIGAVFQLLETLGEKANIDGMYMETILKIIGIAYIAELGANLTKDAGLGSVAAKIELAGKIFIILLAIPIITAVIEAIVNFLPTN
- the spoIIIAE gene encoding stage III sporulation protein AE — its product is MKQANRILVVLFVLLLFTGGQSTVFATSDSNKLESAVLDEISLEGIQKYWDGLVSDYSGYIPELEKTSLYEFIKDNGSFSIKDILSGILKYLFYEIILNGKLLGLLLMLTLFSVMLQTMHTAFEQNAVSKIAYFVVYLVLLYLALNSFYLAFSYTKDAIESMSNFLIALLPLVLGLMATFGNVISVSFFHPIIVFLIYVSGVLVSKFILPLLFLSALLMVISSLNDNYKVTHLANLFKSVALGVLGVFLTIFISVMSVQGAASAIQDGVAMKTAKFITGNFIPIVGRTFTDAADTILSASLLLKNAVGIVGLIIIVFLALFPAMKIFAIALIYKIAAAVLQPIGDGPVITSLNVISKHIFYILASLLAVTLMFFLAIVILVAASNITLLLR
- the spoIIIAF gene encoding stage III sporulation protein AF → MDVLIQWVTQIVVFLIVAMIIDLIIPATAMKKYIKLVVGLILILIFLKPVFFLFDMNVEQALETSFSQLTDGKRDTESMENSIEMQKSEIQDTQRAYILEEMAVQLKDLAKPSLAENYQAEIQDINFQFIEEAEPPYDYEDLEEVIVYLGQIENEEGAVSIVENIEIDTKDPVMDEDEQDVQEVKKLLEDEWEINAEKLTLVWEGGSP
- the spoIIIAG gene encoding stage III sporulation protein AG, whose amino-acid sequence is MKEKIRNFFSEKKLDSKIRNPSKKIKYLIVLGLLGLLLVILSNALSSPSNEGQEEMVPINPTDQEAERTLSKKDDSTTTDVGEIETSYEKDLQAMLAKIQGVSDVEVMVNLDSTKVKVYEKNLITGQQTTDESDKSGGTREIEDDTKETQVVLVRQGDKEVPLLIQTKKPEVRGVFVVAKGVDHATVKKWVIEAVARVLDVPTHKVSVMPKN
- a CDS encoding SpoIIIAH-like family protein; translated protein: MLKKQTVWLLTMLSLMIVLSVYYMTSPDSEEVAFLENGKEEADETATTEQTEGEDAKVDEITNMGEDELFTNIRLEVQDERSKQISRLEDVVASSTASTEEKNQAYEDIEVLEQRGKKESILEESILATADYQDVLVRFDKNDENIVHVNVKVDELPKQEAVNIMQMVRDEFGEIQVDVNYQPAEG
- the accB gene encoding acetyl-CoA carboxylase biotin carboxyl carrier protein, with the translated sequence MLKVQEIREIIKLIDQSSIDEFSYEADGATVSLKKSSGNVSVQPVEQVVNTVEKPVEVKKQEVKQVEAEPEKETPVKEAEETPTQTTVDYDYEVESPMVGTLYMSPSPEADPYVRKGSPVEKDTVVCIVEAMKLFNEIEAETNGEIVEILVEDGQLVEYGQPLFRVKTK